A single region of the Populus nigra chromosome 2, ddPopNigr1.1, whole genome shotgun sequence genome encodes:
- the LOC133682883 gene encoding uncharacterized protein LOC133682883 — MDDRSWMYRRLMDGRLRPEYITGVRRFINFAFSIDKNISGGKIRCPCVRCKNQKFLKEDDVCKHLLIKGFLPCYENWTVHGEPYVAEPILAGPSSIIMSHDVNDVCLENPYRNLVMDAMGVGNAFYNDNVSSPMVAGEIPNPEATKFFKLLKAAEEPLWDGCTKQSKLSACVQLLNMKSTLNLTQNAFNNFIDFTKSCMPNDENLVSNFYDAKKFMRPLGLGYEKYDVCPNYCMLYYGVDAMKINCDFCGSSRYKPRNPTSKGSNKAEKQLRYFPLTPRLQRLFMSPYHAKDMTWHHFHKSDNGVMVHPSDGEAWKEFNRVHLSFASDPRNIRLGLCTDGFCPFDMSSNTYSCWPVIVTVYNLPPWKCMTRPFMFLTMMIPGPKNPGKKLDVFLRPFD, encoded by the coding sequence ATGGATGATCGATCGTGGATGTATCGTCGTCTTATGGATGGTCGCCTTCGTCCTGAATACATTACTGGTGTTAGAAgatttatcaattttgcattttcaattgataaaaatatatctgggGGAAAAATTAGATGTCCTTGTGTGAGgtgcaaaaatcaaaagtttttaaaagaagatgatgtttgtAAACATCTATTGATAAAAGGTTTTTTACCTTGTTATGAAAATTGGACTGTACATGGGGAGCCTTATGTCGCAGAACCAATATTGGCTGGACCTTCATCGATTATAATGAGTCATGATGTGAATGATGTTTGTCTAGAGAATCCATATAGGAAtctggttatggatgcaatggggGTTGGTAATGCATTCTATAATGATAATGTGTCTAGTCCTATGGTAGCAGGGGAAATTCCAAATCCGGAggcaactaaattttttaagcttttgaaAGCCGCGGAGGAGCCGTTGTGGGATGGGTGTACCAAGCAATCCAAATTATCTGCTTGTGTACAATTGCTTAATATGAAGTCAACTTTAAATTTGACTCAGAATgccttcaataattttattgactTTACAAAAAGTTGCATGCCTAATGATGAaaatttggtttcaaatttttatgatgccAAGAAATTTATGCGGCCACTTGGACTTGGTTATGAGAAATATGATGTGTGTCCTAATTACTGTATGCTGTACTATGGGGTAgatgcaatgaaaataaattgtgatttttgtggAAGTTCACGATACAAACCTAGAAATCCAACTAGTAAAGGTTCCAATAAGGCGGAGAAGCAACTCCGATACTTTCCTCTAACACCAAGGCTTCAGAGACTATTCATGTCTCCATATCATGCCAAAGATATGACATGGCATCATTTTCATAAGTCTGATAATGGGGTTATGGTGCACCCATCTGATGGGGAGGCATGGAAGGAGTTTAATCGTGTCCACTTAAGCTTTGCATCAGATCCGAGAAATATTCGGTTAGGGTTGTGCACTGATGGGTTTTGTCCATTTGACATGTCTTCAAATACATATTCTTGTTGGCCAGTAATTGTGACTGTTTATAATTTGCCTCCGTGGAAGTGCATGACTAGACCATTCATGTTTTTGACAATGATGATTCCTGGGCCAAAGAATCCGGGTAAAAAGCTTGATGTTTTTCTAAGACcttttgattga
- the LOC133682884 gene encoding uncharacterized protein LOC133682884: MPRRGSILDSRSDRSTSRSDKSTSSKSFQTTSRHNNKGSTFHQPMYQNANEYYIPTLGSTHPPQHDCGRVDAYQYCEGFRFQDLLQTQGGFSRDNQLVYGGHNLYGSYRRVEGNDNDVNIRNEDEGDGSNERGVCDERDVCDEDQDGVPSYHGSTSSPYNYDQSVKRKGFDTSIDPITRKKELCLYGTTEFNNASCGRAIGDILRSNFKGAWHSWEKVDPMCRDEFFKEFKKKYSFPEKDESIVRNIWEDKARIALNQQLTRARKKAMSKENTTNIIDCLDKGPAWINNDDWNQMIKDVWSTPEFQRRSESARRNRLTKTDGKISTHSGGTVSFASYRANMQEEAGGKEPPWDDVFTALHQSTKQSGSFVDNKSKKVVENYKMEMISKYGTDRENHPSFDGAAWCVASGGVTKGRVYGAPRMPKSKVSTSSSSHSYSVESSYPSSSYRALQKEIKDKEEEIKKKDDFILEMKRQMDSMKEYIVNNLGYHGGTSNIDQGMPPPLTPSIPPPMAPQIMTPMGPAFQPIFRPTPRPLYPAQSSVDPQYHVQTQLAHSQICTSQLNSLNVCAPFVVPGATNTNPSTDCCNALGAVQHDCLCSTLQIAARLSSQCNLPPITCEHVNSQRLCELDMCSDSIGEIELKKSVLSKKEATDNIGEQMEERFARGGVQGTMEMMTDLEPGPQQSAEESKGQLNRWKRLCIYLGTVGMLVAFLMGLAMSWTALTAALIFVILDFKDAGPCLEKKALYSLKQASRACLRTTILAVYVDDIIITGSATSYISTLITKLSAQFAIKNLRNLNYFLGIESSAAVSSTPFHNPSLYRSIVGALQYITRPDLAFAVNSVCQHMQSPTDDHFTAVKRILPYLKETITTWYSVH; this comes from the exons ATGCCTCGACGAGGATCCATATTAGATTCTAGGAGTGACAGGTCCACTTCAAGGAGTGACAAGTCCACTTCATCCAAGTCATTTCAAACTACATCAAGGCATAATAACAAAGGATCCACATTTCATCAACCTATGTATCAGAACGCAAATGAGTATTATATACCTACTTTGGGGAGTACACATCCTCCTCAACATGATTGTGGGAGGGTTGATGCATATCAATATTGTGAGGGCTTTCGTtttcaagatttgcttcaaactCAAGGAGGTTTCTCTCGAGATAACCAACTTGTTTATGGAGGACATAATTTATATGGGAGTTATAGGAGAGTTGAAGGTAATGATAATGATGTGAACATTAGAAATGAAGATGAGGGAGACGGTAGTAATGAGAGAGGTGTATGTGATGAGAGAGATGTATGTGATGAGGATCAAGATGGTGTTCCATCATATCACGGTTCAACATCTTCTCCATACAATTATGATCAAAGTGTTAAAAGGAAGGGTTTTGACACGTCAATAGAtccaataacaagaaaaaaagagctttgTTTGTATGGAACAACAGA gttcaATAATGCATCGTGTGGTCGTGCAATCGGAGATATTTTGAGGTCCAATTTTAAGGGAGCATGGCACTCTTGGGAAAAAGTAGATCCAATGTGCAGGGATGAATTCTTTAAAGAGTTTAAG aaaaaatattcctttcctGAGAAAGATGAGTCGATTGTTCGTAATATTTGGGAAGATAAGGCTAGGATAGCTTTGAATCAACAATTGACCCGAGCTCGCAAGAAAGCCAtgtcaaaagaaaacactacaaatattatagattgtcTTGATAAGGGTCCTGCCTGGATAAACAATGATGACTGGAATCAAATGATCAAAGATGTTTGGTCCACCCCTGAATTTCAAAGGAGATCTGAATCTGCTAGGAGAAATCGATTAACCAAAACAGATGGCAAAATAAGCACTCATTCTGGAGGAACAGTGTCATTTGCATCATATCGAGCTAACAtg cAAGAGGAAGCTGGTGGAAAAGAACCTCCATGGGATGATGTCTTTACAGCTTTGCATCAAAGTACTAAGCAATCTGGTAGCTTTGTCGACAACAAGTCTAAAAAAGTGgtt gaaaattataaaatggagatgatttcaaagtatggaactgatcgggaaaatcatccttcatttgATGGAGCAGCTTGGTGTGTGGCTTCAGGAGGAGTTACAAAGGGTAGGGTATATGGTGCACCTCGTATGCCAAAATCAAAAGTTAGTACAAGCTCTTCATCACATTCTTACTCGGTGGAGTCATCATATCCCAGTTCATCGTATCGAGCATTGCAAAAGGAGATAAAGGataaagaagaggagataaagaaaaaagatgattttattcttgaaatgaaacggcagatggattccatgaaagaatatattgtgaacaatcttggATACCATGGTGGGACATCAAATATTGATCAAGGTATGCCACCACCTTTGACTCCATCAATACCGCCACCTATGGCTCCTCAGATAATGACACCTATGGGTCCTGCATTTCAACCAATTTTTCGACCTACACCTCGACCTTTATATCCTGCTCAATCTTCTGTTGATCCACAATATCATG TGCAGACTCAACTGGCTCACTCGCAGATATGCACATCCCAGCTCAACAGCCTGAATGTCTGTGCACCATTTGTGGTGCCTGGTGCAACGAACACCAACCCTAGTACTGATTGTTGTAATGCACTTGGTGCAGTGCAACATGACTGCCTCTGCAGCACTCTCCAGATTGCGGCTCGCCTCTCTTCTCAATGCAATCTTCCACCTATCACTTGCG AACATGTGAACTCCCAGAGGTTGTGTGAATTGGATATGTGCAGTGATTCCATTGGTGAAATTGAGCTGAAGAAATCAGTCCTTTCAAAGAAGGAGGCAACTGATAATATAGGAGAGCAAATGGAGGAAAGATTTGCAAGGGGTGGAGTACAAGGGACCATGGAGATGATGACTGATTTAGAGCCCGGGCCGCAACAGTCCGCTGAAGAAAGTAAAGGCCAGCTGAATAGATGGAAGAGATTGTGTATTTACCTTGGTACTGTTGGAATGCTGGTTGCTTTTCTAATGGGTTTGGCCATGTCTTGGACTGCACTCACAGCAGCCCTCATTTTTGTGATTCTTGATTTCAAAGATGCAGGGCCTTGCCTAGAGAAG AAAGCATTGTATAGTCTTAAACAGGCATCACGCGCTTG TTTGCGAACTACAATTCTTGCGGTTTATGTGGATGATATTATTATAACTGGCAGTGCTACCTCTTATATCTCCACTCTAATCACTAAATTAAGTGCTCAGTTTGCTATAAAAAACCTTAGGAACTTGAACTATTTTCTTGGCATTGAG TCCTCTGCTGCAGTCTCTTCTACTCCATTTCATAATCCATCTCTGTACAGAAGCATCGTTGGAGCCCTACAGTATATTACAAGACCTGATTTGGCCTTTGCTGTTAACTCTGTTTGTCAGCACATGCAATCTCCTACAGATGACCACTTTACTGCAGTAAAACGTATCTTGCCTTATCTCAAAGAGACTATTACAACTTGGTATTCAGTTCACTAG